One genomic segment of Arachis duranensis cultivar V14167 chromosome 4, aradu.V14167.gnm2.J7QH, whole genome shotgun sequence includes these proteins:
- the LOC107486952 gene encoding dof zinc finger protein DOF2.4 — translation MVFPSLPIYLDPPNWSQQANQQLGIGSQNLPVPPILQPPPPTITSSVVVGGGGYQGSIRPGSMADRARLAKIHQPDVSLKCPRCESTNTKFCYYNNYSLSQPRHFCKTCRRYWTRGGALRNVPVGGGCRRNKRSKGTTNTNTNRSRSPLKSDHHHHHHHLNLHGGAVGGSSSASGNSSSSGRNNSNSNNNNNDLNVMNHMQTPPPTHHHHQFPFLPTTTLHHYSSDHASSLLFGPNPPSSSLLVRNGGNTGSDGEFQIGANSNNNGGSGSVLQQWRLPSLQQFPNFLSNLEPPQPQPQPPQIGLFHQFDQENGEYVRDHHGGRFRCSSNSNINKTMADDSSVVVVGGMIPHHHEVNNNSVKMEENNNSKNNNQGGLSLFSKNNVLGSNDLFWSSSNGGSGNVNAWNEAPSFASPTNQLL, via the exons ATGGTCTTCCCTTCTCTTCCAATCTATCTTGATCCACCCAACTGGTCACAACAG gCTAATCAGCAATTAGGAATTGGCTCTCAAAATCTTCCAGTTCCGCCAATTTTACAGCCACCTCCTCCAACGATTACATCATCAGTAGTCGTTGGAGGTGGTGGCTACCAGGGCTCTATTCGACCAGGATCAATGGCGGATAGAGCCAGGCTGGCAAAGATACATCAACCTGATGTATCACTCAAGTGTCCGAGGTGCGAATCCACGAACACCAAGTTCTGTTACTACAACAACTACAGCCTCTCGCAGCCTCGCCACTTCTGCAAGACTTGCCGCCGGTACTGGACGAGAGGCGGCGCACTGAGGAATGTTCCGGTCGGCGGCGGATGCAGAAGGAATAAGAGAAGCAAAGGAACAAcaaacaccaacaccaacagaTCTAGGTCTCCTTTGAAAtctgatcatcatcatcatcatcatcatttgaaTCTGCATGGTGGTGCAGTTGGAGGTTCTAGCTCTGCAAGTGGCAACTCTTCTTCAAGTGGCCGCAATAATAgtaacagcaacaacaacaataatgatcTGAATGTGATGAATCATATGCAAACTCCACCACCaacccatcatcatcatcaatttccGTTCTTGCCAACAACAACTTTGCATCACTATAGTAGTGATCATGCATCATCACTTCTTTTTGGCCCAAACCCTCCTTCATCTTCTTTGTTGGTTAGAAATGGTGGCAACACAGGTAGTGATGGCGAGTTTCAAATTGGAGCTAATAGCAATAACAATGGTGGTTCTGGTTCTGTGTTACAGCAATGGAGGCTACCAAGTTTGCAACAGTTCCCTAATTTCCTGAGTAATTTGGAACCGCCACAACCACAACCGCAACCGCCACAAATCGGTTTGTTTCATCAATTTGATCAAGAAAATGGTGAATATGTGAGGGACCATCATGGAGGTAGGTTTCGTTGTTCTAGTAATAGTAACATTAATAAGACAATGGCTGATGATTCTAGTGTTGTCGTTGTTGGTGGAATGATACCTCATCATCATGAGGTTAACAATAATTCGGTGAAAATGGAAgagaataataatagtaaaaataataatcaaggAGGGTTGAGTTTATTTTCTAAGAACAATGTTTTGGGTAGCAATGATCTATTTTGGAGTAGTAGTAATGGTGGAAGTGGCAATGTTAATGCATGGAATGAAGCTCCTAGTTTCGCTTCGCCAACAAATCAGTTATTGTGA